The Equus przewalskii isolate Varuska unplaced genomic scaffold, EquPr2 ChrUn-10, whole genome shotgun sequence genome window below encodes:
- the S100A7 gene encoding protein S100-A7 codes for MSETEAEASVIGIIELFHKYTGRDDMIDKPGLLKMLQDNFPNFLAACDKKGTDYLANVFEKKDKNRDKKIDFSEFLSLLGDIATDYHKQSHGAPACSEGDQ; via the exons ATGAGCGAAACTGAAGCTGAGGCGTCTGTGATTGGCATAATCGAGCTGTTTCACAAATACACCGGACGTGATGACATGATTGACAAGCCAGGCCTGTTGAAGATGCTGCAGGACAATTTCCCCAACTTCCTTGCTGCCTGT GACAAAAAGGGCACAGATTACTTGGCCAATGTCTTTGAGAAGAAGGACAAGAATAGAGACAAGAAGATTGACTTTTCCGAGTTTCTCTCTTTGCTGGGGGACATAGCCACAGACTACCACAAACAGAGCCATGGAGCACCAGCCTGTTCTGAAGGAGACCAGTGA